From Acidobacteriota bacterium:
AAAAAACCACCGATTTTCTGTCCGGACTTCCGTAGAGCAGGGTTACGGGAATGCTTTCCTTCTTGTCCCGCATGTATCGGAGCATGGACATCAACGGCGTGATGCCGACTCCCCCCGCGATAAACACCAGCTCCTTCTCATCCGGATGGAAGAGATAGGAAAAGCGGCCGAAGGGCGCATGAATCACGGCTTGATCTCCCGGCCGTGTTTCTCCGATGGTGGACGTGAAATCTCCCAACGCCTTAATGGTGGAGGCAACAAAGCCCTCCTGAGTAGGGCTGGATGAAATGGTCCAATGATGCTCCTCTTCGGGAAGGCCCCGGTTCCTGAGAAACGTGATGAATTGAAACTGGCCGGGGATGTAATCAAAACGCTTTTGCCGGCCTGGAGACATTTTGACGGTCCAGACGTTCTCCGCTTCCGTTTTCACCTCCGTCACCTCATAAGGCCTCCGGCTCAATCTCCACGGCCGGATAAACCGGTGATAAACGAAGACCGAAATCGCCGTGCCCAACAGAACAATCCACAAGGCCCTCATCCCTTGCCCTTGCAGATCTCCGCCGATAAACCAGCTGTGGGTGAAAGCCAAAACCAAAAGTGCGGGACCCAGAAGGTCATGAAACACCCGCCAGCGTTCAAATTTCAGATGGAGTTTGGTTTGATAAACGCTGATGAGCACATTGACCGTCACCAGGAAAAGCGCGATTTTACCCAGCCAGATGATGAGGCCTCCGCCCCATAATAAGCTCCAGGCTCCATATCCAACGATCATCAAAAAAGGATGGGCCAAAAGGATCAAGACTGCGAAAATGCTGAGATTCCGGTGGTAGCGGATGACGATATCGTATCCGAACGGTCGGGACAGCCATTTCAGCCTGGAAGCCAGCACCGCCTGCAGAGCCAGGATGACGAAGCCCATCAAGCCGAAATTTTTGGCCAGATTGATGACAAAGCCATCTCCGGCCGGTCCGGTCAAAAGAGCCAGCAGCACCGGCAAAAGAACAATCAGCACATAGGCCGAAACCAAAATGACGCCTTTTTTCATGGACATCCCCTCTCTTCATATATTTTTATTATATGCTCCCATTCTTTCTTTTTAAAGTCCGAGACCCGAATTTCTCCTCCTTTTCCGTTTTTCAATATTGCCTTTTGGCATATAATGAGGCGCGCCATGCGGCGGCCATTTTCGCCGGCGAACGGCCGACATCACCGGCCACCGGCAGATTGGAGATCCGACATGAAAAAACACTTTATTTATCTTGCCGCGGCAGCGCTCGCGTTTTCTATGGGCGGCGCCGGACATGCGGCCCCTGACACCATAAAAGTCATCACCACCGCCTCCCTCATCGAAGAGATGATCGACCTCACCGCCCTGACGCGCTTTCCGAACCCGGCCTACAAGACCGTCCAGTTCTCCTCCTACGACCGGCGAAGCACGATCCCCGACGGGCCGGGTTGGTTCGCAAACTCCGACGGCTTCGGCCGCGAACCCATCCCGAACTTCGAGAAGGTCCTCAAGGCGCCCGGTCAGGACGGCATCGGCGAATACCTGATGGCCGAGGTCAACGGCCCCGGGGCCGTCGTCCGCCTCTGGACGGCCGCAATCCGGGGCCGCGTCCGCCTCCACCTCGACGGCCGGAGCACGCCCGTCTACGAAGGCGAGGCCGAGTCCTTCTTCCGCTTCCCCTACGACGCCTTTCCCCAGGCCAAGACCCTCGACCCGGACCTCATGCGCCGCACGCTCTACCAGCGCGACGCCGCCTATGCCCCGATCCCCTTCCAGAAGGGCATGAAGCTCGTCTGGATCGGAAACGTCCAGGAGATCCACTTCTACCAGATCGGCGTCCGCCTCTACCCGGGCGGGACGCGGGTCCGGACGTTCTCGCCGGGCGACCTGGTCGATGCCGCGGGGACGATCGCGCGCGTCGCGGCCGTTCTGGACGATCCCGACGGACGCTATCCGTTCCGGCCGGACGGCCGGGAAACCGCAATCCGCGCCTCGCTTCTCCCCGGAGAGAAGCGGGAGATCCTCAAGATCGAGAAGGGGCCGGCGGCCGTCGAATCCCTGAGCCTGAAGCTCGACGCCCCCGACCGCGATCTGGCCCTGCGCCAGACCGTCCTC
This genomic window contains:
- a CDS encoding ferredoxin reductase family protein; the protein is MSMKKGVILVSAYVLIVLLPVLLALLTGPAGDGFVINLAKNFGLMGFVILALQAVLASRLKWLSRPFGYDIVIRYHRNLSIFAVLILLAHPFLMIVGYGAWSLLWGGGLIIWLGKIALFLVTVNVLISVYQTKLHLKFERWRVFHDLLGPALLVLAFTHSWFIGGDLQGQGMRALWIVLLGTAISVFVYHRFIRPWRLSRRPYEVTEVKTEAENVWTVKMSPGRQKRFDYIPGQFQFITFLRNRGLPEEEHHWTISSSPTQEGFVASTIKALGDFTSTIGETRPGDQAVIHAPFGRFSYLFHPDEKELVFIAGGVGITPLMSMLRYMRDKKESIPVTLLYGSPDRKSVVFYDELRDMERGDFPNLKFIPVLQNPEKDWTGESGYIDKDMIQKHVDTSKEQMGFYLVGPPPLLYKSIDNLHALGIKDKRIHVEVFSFLD